A genomic stretch from Hemicordylus capensis ecotype Gifberg chromosome 1, rHemCap1.1.pri, whole genome shotgun sequence includes:
- the RND3 gene encoding rho-related GTP-binding protein RhoE: MKERRASQKLSSKSIMDPNQNVKCKIVVVGDTQCGKTALLHVFAKDCFPENYVPTVFENYTASFEIDTQRIELSLWDTSGSPYYDNVRPLSYPDSDAVLICFDISRPETLDSVLKKWKGEIQEFCPNTKMLLVGCKSDLRTDVSTLVELSNHRQTPVSYDQGANMAKQIGAATYIECSALQSENSVRDIFHVATLACVNKTNKNVKRNKSQRATKRISHMPGRPELSTVTTDLRKDKAKSCTVM, translated from the exons ATGAAGGAAAGAAGAGCGAGCCAAAAATTATCCAGCAAATCGATCATGGATCCTAATCAGAACGTAAAGTGCAAAATAGTGGTGGTTGGGGATACCCAGTGTGGGAAGACCGCTCTGCTACACGTTTTCGCGAAGGACTGCTTCCCTGAG AACTATGTACCCACTGTGTTTGAAAATTACACGGCCAGTTTTGAAATTGACACACAAAGGATAGAACTCAGTCTCTGGGATACTTCTG GGTCTCCTTACTATGATAATGTCCGCCCACTTTCCTATCCAGATTCTGATGCCGTCTTAATTTGTTTTGACATTAGTCGTCCAGAAACACTTGACAGTGTATTAAAAAAG TGGAAAGGTGAAATCCAGGAGTTCTGTCCCAACACCAAAATGCTTCTGGTTGGCTGCAAATCTGACCTGCGCACAGATGTTAGTACTTTAGTAGAGCTGTCCAATCACAGGCAAACACCAGTATCCTACGATCAG GGTGCAAACATGGCCAAGCAGATTGGAGCAGCCACTTATATTGAATGTTCAGCCTTGCAATCGGAAAACAGCGTCAGAGACATTTTTCATGTTGCTACCTTGGCATGtgtgaacaaaacaaacaaaaatgttaaGCGGAACAAGTCACAGCGAGCAACAAAACGCATTTCACACATGCCAGGCAGGCCAGAACTTTCTACAGTCACTACAGATCTGAGAAAGGACAAAGCTAAGAGCTGTACAGTGATGTAA